The Punica granatum isolate Tunisia-2019 chromosome 4, ASM765513v2, whole genome shotgun sequence genome has a window encoding:
- the LOC116202351 gene encoding calmodulin-binding protein 25-like — translation MASSDHMASVDPWAQIRPAFLDPWFADLFSRDTDSFTKALLKSDDHPLSPFPSAQPEAAPTRAASSVSASSDPDSASKRPHNPIPSAPRGRVSKRKSRASKRSQTTFITADAANFRQMVQQVTGVRFVGAQPPVLKPEPQRPTGRQLPPGADGGCLPTLDAVAWLQNLGGAVRQEGPVPLIAAPSPGAADGGVAGVLSFDSAGCFPTLESWKAI, via the coding sequence ATGGCATCGTCGGATCACATGGCGAGTGTCGACCCGTGGGCCCAGATCCGACCCGCCTTCCTCGACCCGTGGTTCGCCGACCTCTTCTCCCGCGACACCGATTCCTTCACCAAAGCCCTCCTCAAGTCCGACGACCACCCGCTCTCTCCCTTCCCGTCCGCCCAGCCCGAGGCAGCTCCGACGCGTGCAGCCTCGAGCGTCTCGGCCTCGTCCGACCCCGATTCGGCCTCGAAGCGCCCCCACAACCCGATCCCCTCGGCCCCGCGGGGCAGGGTCTCGAAGCGGAAGTCGCGCGCCTCGAAGCGGTCTCAGACGACCTTCATAACAGCTGACGCGGCCAACTTCCGGCAGATGGTGCAGCAGGTCACGGGCGTCAGGTTCGTCGGCGCCCAGCCGCCGGTGCTGAAGCCGGAGCCCCAGAGACCCACTGGCCGCCAGCTGCCACCAGGCGCGGACGGCGGCTGCCTGCCGACTCTCGACGCGGTGGCGTGGCTTCAGAACCTGGGAGGAGCAGTCCGGCAGGAGGGGCCGGTGCCTCTCATTGCGGCTCCTAGTCCGGGGGCGGCCGACGGCGGAGTGGCCGGTGTCCTGAGTTTTGACTCGGCCGGGTGCTTTCCCACTCTGGAGTCGTGGAAAGCCATTTGA